The Cohnella abietis genome has a segment encoding these proteins:
- the trmFO gene encoding FADH(2)-oxidizing methylenetetrahydrofolate--tRNA-(uracil(54)-C(5))-methyltransferase TrmFO: protein MSELQSVTVIGAGLAGSEAAWQIAKQGVPVTLYEMRPVKRTPAHHTDGFAELVCSNSLRANGLANAVGVLKEEMRRLDSLILSCADLHAVPAGGALAVDRDGFSGEVTKRLREHPLITVINDEVTDIPKDGIVVIATGPLTSPELSNSIKELMGEEYFYFFDAAAPIVEKDSIDLDRVFLASRYDKGEAAYLNCPMTEEEYDRFYEALITAETAEVKDFEKEMYFEGCMPIEVMAKRGKQTLLFGPLKPVGLVDPRTGIQSHAVIQLRQDNAAGTLYNLVGFQTHLKWGEQKRVFSLIPGLENAEFVRFGVMHRNTFINSPKLLHPTYQFRGREKLFFAGQMTGVEGYVESAASGLISGLNAGRLAKGLEPLTLPAHTTLGSMAQYITTADFKHFQPMNANFGLFPPLGHRVRSKKEKNEAIAARALEGIDALSLEMKQNSEL from the coding sequence TTGAGTGAATTACAATCCGTGACGGTTATCGGCGCAGGTCTTGCAGGTAGCGAAGCTGCCTGGCAGATCGCCAAGCAAGGAGTACCCGTCACTTTATACGAAATGCGACCAGTTAAGCGAACGCCAGCCCACCATACGGATGGGTTTGCGGAGCTAGTGTGTAGTAACAGCCTTAGAGCAAATGGTCTAGCCAATGCGGTAGGTGTTCTAAAGGAAGAAATGAGAAGACTCGACTCGTTAATATTGTCTTGTGCCGATCTACATGCTGTTCCTGCTGGAGGAGCACTTGCTGTTGATCGTGATGGATTTTCCGGAGAAGTCACGAAGCGGCTTCGGGAGCATCCATTAATTACGGTCATTAATGACGAGGTCACGGACATTCCTAAAGACGGCATTGTCGTAATTGCTACGGGGCCATTAACTTCCCCTGAGCTCTCTAATAGCATTAAAGAGCTGATGGGAGAGGAATACTTTTATTTCTTTGACGCAGCGGCACCAATTGTTGAGAAGGATTCTATCGATCTGGATAGGGTATTCTTGGCTTCTCGGTATGATAAAGGGGAAGCAGCATACTTGAATTGTCCCATGACAGAAGAGGAATATGATCGTTTCTATGAAGCCCTAATTACAGCGGAAACGGCAGAAGTGAAAGACTTCGAGAAGGAAATGTACTTTGAAGGCTGCATGCCGATTGAAGTCATGGCTAAGCGAGGGAAACAAACACTGCTGTTCGGTCCTCTGAAGCCGGTAGGATTAGTCGATCCGCGCACAGGCATTCAATCACATGCGGTTATACAGCTTCGTCAGGATAATGCGGCGGGTACGCTTTATAATCTTGTTGGCTTCCAAACCCATCTCAAGTGGGGGGAGCAGAAACGAGTATTTTCATTAATTCCTGGGCTCGAGAATGCGGAGTTCGTGCGCTTCGGAGTTATGCATCGGAATACATTCATTAATTCTCCTAAGCTGTTGCACCCGACCTATCAATTCAGAGGCAGAGAGAAGCTCTTCTTCGCAGGTCAAATGACGGGTGTTGAGGGATATGTTGAATCTGCTGCTTCAGGTCTTATCTCGGGCTTAAATGCCGGAAGATTGGCAAAAGGTCTGGAGCCGTTAACTTTACCTGCACATACAACTCTTGGGAGCATGGCGCAGTACATTACAACGGCGGACTTTAAGCATTTTCAACCGATGAACGCAAATTTTGGCCTCTTCCCGCCCCTTGGGCACCGGGTTCGGAGCAAGAAAGAGAAAAACGAAGCTATTGCTGCAAGGGCACTGGAAGGCATCGATGCCCTAAGCTTGGAGATGAAGCAAAATTCCGAGTTGTAG
- the topA gene encoding type I DNA topoisomerase: MADSLVIVESPAKAKTIGKYLGSKFIVKASMGHIRDLPKSQIGVEVDNDFEPKYITIRGKGSILKELRDASKKVKKVYLAADPDREGEAIAWHLAHYLEIDEKDACRVVFNEITKQAVKDAFKSPRPIDMDLVNAQQARRVLDRLVGYKISPLLWKKVKKGLSAGRVQSVAVKLIYDRENEISAFIPEEYWSITAHLIKEKATFEAKFHSLNGVKKELTSEEDVKAVLALMASEDFVVGEVKEKERLRNPSPPFITSSLQQEAARKLNFRASKTMQIAQQLYEGVDLGKEGTVGLITYMRTDSPRISPIAQEEAREYIVGKYGDKFMPDTPRVYTKKNANAQDAHEAIRPTSILRDPDSVKAFTSKDQFRLYKLVWERFVASQMSSAVLDTMTVDLGNGPVVFRANGSKLKFAGFMKVYVEGNDDGTTDEDKLLPALTAGDDVKSNQIDPKQHFTQPPPRFTEARLVKTLEELGIGRPSTYAPTLETIQKRNYVAMEEKKFIPTELGELVIQLMEEFFPEILDAEFTANMEGDLDHVEEGTQNWVNVIGDFYKSFEVRLNFAEEEMKEIEIKDEPSDEVCDKCESPMVYKMGRFGKFLACSGFPNCRNTKPIVKDTGVHCPKCAEGQIVERRSKKGRMFYGCNLYPGCDYVSWDKPVAKPCPSCGGMMIEKKVKGEIQYHCTACTHSENVEDVEEAAE, encoded by the coding sequence GTGGCGGATTCACTCGTTATCGTAGAATCACCAGCAAAAGCCAAGACGATTGGTAAATATTTAGGAAGCAAATTTATCGTCAAAGCGTCCATGGGCCATATTCGTGATTTACCAAAAAGCCAAATAGGCGTGGAGGTAGACAATGATTTTGAGCCCAAATATATTACTATTCGAGGTAAGGGGAGTATCCTTAAGGAATTAAGGGATGCAAGTAAAAAAGTTAAGAAAGTGTATCTCGCGGCTGACCCCGACAGGGAAGGCGAAGCAATCGCCTGGCACTTGGCACACTATCTAGAAATAGACGAGAAGGATGCTTGTCGTGTCGTATTTAATGAAATAACGAAGCAAGCAGTTAAGGATGCATTCAAGAGCCCTCGTCCTATCGATATGGATTTAGTAAACGCGCAGCAAGCGAGACGGGTGCTTGATCGACTCGTTGGGTACAAGATAAGTCCATTGCTGTGGAAAAAGGTTAAGAAAGGCTTGAGCGCTGGTCGTGTGCAATCGGTTGCTGTAAAGCTGATTTATGATCGAGAAAATGAGATAAGCGCTTTCATCCCTGAAGAATATTGGAGCATTACGGCGCATCTTATCAAAGAGAAGGCGACATTCGAGGCCAAATTTCATTCCCTTAATGGAGTGAAGAAGGAGCTTACGAGCGAAGAAGATGTTAAAGCCGTTCTAGCTCTAATGGCTAGTGAAGATTTTGTCGTTGGTGAAGTGAAGGAAAAGGAACGCTTGCGTAATCCTTCGCCTCCCTTCATTACGAGCTCTCTTCAGCAGGAAGCTGCCCGCAAGCTTAATTTCCGTGCATCGAAAACGATGCAGATCGCCCAACAGCTATATGAAGGGGTCGATCTGGGCAAAGAGGGCACGGTTGGTTTGATTACCTACATGCGTACAGATTCACCAAGAATATCTCCAATAGCTCAGGAAGAAGCACGAGAATATATTGTAGGTAAATACGGAGACAAGTTTATGCCGGATACACCACGTGTGTATACGAAGAAAAACGCCAATGCACAGGATGCGCATGAAGCGATTCGTCCTACTTCCATTCTTCGCGACCCGGATTCTGTCAAAGCTTTTACTTCTAAGGATCAGTTTCGTTTGTATAAGCTAGTCTGGGAGCGTTTTGTAGCTAGCCAGATGTCATCTGCAGTGCTTGATACGATGACTGTAGATTTAGGAAACGGACCGGTAGTGTTCCGTGCGAATGGCTCCAAATTAAAGTTTGCTGGATTCATGAAGGTATATGTTGAAGGTAATGATGATGGTACGACGGACGAGGATAAGCTACTGCCTGCGCTCACTGCGGGTGATGACGTTAAGTCCAATCAAATCGATCCCAAGCAGCATTTTACACAGCCGCCACCACGGTTTACCGAAGCGAGACTGGTTAAAACCTTAGAGGAGCTTGGTATTGGTCGTCCAAGCACGTACGCACCGACGCTGGAAACGATCCAGAAAAGAAATTACGTCGCGATGGAAGAGAAGAAGTTTATTCCTACCGAGCTTGGAGAGCTTGTTATCCAGCTAATGGAGGAGTTCTTTCCAGAAATTCTGGATGCCGAGTTCACCGCTAACATGGAAGGTGATTTAGACCATGTAGAGGAAGGAACGCAGAATTGGGTTAATGTCATTGGAGATTTCTATAAATCGTTCGAGGTGAGATTGAATTTCGCCGAGGAAGAGATGAAGGAAATTGAAATCAAGGATGAACCATCCGATGAGGTTTGCGACAAATGCGAAAGTCCTATGGTATACAAAATGGGTCGCTTCGGTAAGTTTCTCGCATGCTCCGGCTTTCCGAATTGCCGGAATACGAAACCCATCGTTAAAGATACGGGAGTTCATTGCCCGAAATGCGCCGAAGGACAAATTGTCGAGCGACGGAGTAAGAAGGGACGTATGTTCTACGGCTGTAATCTCTATCCTGGCTGTGACTATGTATCCTGGGATAAGCCAGTTGCTAAGCCATGTCCTAGCTGTGGCGGGATGATGATCGAGAAAAAGGTTAAAGGCGAAATACAATATCACTGTACAGCATGCACCCACTCGGAGAACGTCGAGGATGTCGAAGAAGCGGCGGAATGA
- the dprA gene encoding DNA-processing protein DprA, with amino-acid sequence MSEDKVKIVTRSEALLTGITREVLIGLHETEGVGRISIATILMYGAMKGQGSLKHVSDFLAGDWRDMGLNQKQAAAIVANLRPEAIIRMERRHEERGMQVVTYLDEQYPELLVQIADPPWVLYYKGNWELVHNPAIAIVGTRLATGYGRKVTEDIAAGCAKRMTVVSGLAKGIDTAAHSGALRAPYGTIAVLAGGVDVCYPPENKALYHELAAKGLILSESPPDTTLRPGLFPLRNRIIAGLSYGVIVAEAAQRSGALITADLALGYNRDVFIVPGQITSPRSIGALEYFRKGAIPVLDETDIFQSYVYRLPEASTALIKEEGSVEPRLIPTPLTPDEAKIYDFLLDNPCSLDELTIQSGMTFGHLHSVLLSLLLKRRIHQQPGSVYNVL; translated from the coding sequence ATGTCCGAGGACAAGGTTAAGATCGTGACGAGGTCAGAAGCGCTGTTAACAGGTATTACCAGGGAAGTGTTAATTGGACTACATGAGACTGAAGGGGTAGGTCGAATTTCGATCGCCACTATATTGATGTACGGCGCTATGAAAGGGCAGGGCTCCTTAAAGCATGTTTCGGATTTTTTGGCAGGTGACTGGAGGGATATGGGACTTAACCAAAAACAAGCTGCTGCAATAGTCGCCAACCTGCGCCCAGAAGCAATCATTCGGATGGAGCGTAGGCATGAAGAGCGCGGGATGCAGGTTGTTACCTATTTGGATGAACAATATCCTGAATTACTCGTTCAAATCGCAGATCCGCCTTGGGTGCTTTATTATAAAGGGAATTGGGAGCTCGTTCATAATCCGGCAATTGCAATTGTGGGCACCCGATTAGCAACTGGATACGGGCGCAAGGTAACAGAAGACATTGCTGCAGGCTGTGCAAAGCGTATGACGGTCGTTAGCGGATTAGCGAAGGGAATTGATACGGCTGCGCATTCCGGTGCTTTACGGGCGCCATACGGGACGATTGCGGTGCTAGCAGGAGGCGTAGATGTATGCTATCCACCTGAAAATAAAGCGTTATATCACGAACTGGCCGCTAAAGGCTTGATTTTATCGGAGAGCCCGCCTGATACTACGCTTCGACCTGGCTTATTTCCTCTTCGTAATCGGATTATCGCTGGATTATCTTATGGCGTAATTGTTGCGGAGGCAGCGCAGAGAAGCGGGGCTCTCATTACAGCAGATTTAGCGCTCGGGTACAATCGGGATGTCTTTATTGTGCCGGGACAGATAACTTCACCCCGAAGCATTGGCGCACTTGAGTATTTCAGAAAAGGAGCGATTCCGGTATTGGATGAGACCGATATTTTTCAATCCTACGTCTATCGGCTGCCTGAAGCTTCTACTGCTCTTATTAAAGAAGAAGGCTCTGTTGAGCCTCGTTTAATTCCTACTCCATTAACTCCTGATGAGGCGAAAATATATGATTTTTTACTCGATAACCCCTGCTCTTTGGACGAGCTGACGATACAATCCGGGATGACATTTGGACATTTACACTCTGTTCTGCTATCTTTACTATTAAAAAGACGGATTCATCAACAACCCGGTTCTGTATATAATGTCCTTTAA
- the sucD gene encoding succinate--CoA ligase subunit alpha — protein sequence MSILIDKNTKVITQGITGATGNFHAKGALDYGTQMVGGVTPGKGGTNVDFNLENGTTVSLPVFNTVLEAVNATGATASVIYVAPPFAADAIMEAVDAELELVICITEGIPVLDMVKVTRFMEGKKTRLIGPNCPGVITPGEIKIGIMPGYIHQKGHVGVVSRSGTLTYEAVHQLTSNGIGQSSAVGIGGDPVKGSEFIDILKLFNEDPDTYAVIMIGEIGGTAEEEAAEWVKANMTKPVVGFIGGATAPEGKRMGHAGAIISGGKGTAAEKISVLEACGIRVAPTPSDMGATLVAVLEEKGLLEKCKS from the coding sequence ATGAGTATTTTGATCGATAAAAACACCAAGGTGATCACCCAAGGCATCACGGGCGCAACGGGAAATTTCCACGCCAAGGGTGCATTGGACTATGGTACGCAAATGGTCGGCGGCGTTACGCCGGGCAAAGGCGGTACGAATGTAGACTTCAACTTGGAAAATGGCACAACCGTTTCTTTGCCGGTATTTAACACGGTACTTGAAGCTGTCAATGCAACAGGCGCTACTGCGTCGGTAATCTATGTCGCACCTCCGTTCGCAGCTGATGCGATCATGGAAGCGGTAGATGCCGAGCTTGAGCTTGTCATCTGTATTACAGAGGGCATTCCGGTTCTTGATATGGTTAAGGTTACGCGCTTCATGGAAGGCAAGAAAACCCGTCTAATCGGACCTAACTGTCCAGGCGTTATTACACCTGGTGAAATTAAAATCGGTATCATGCCGGGTTATATTCACCAAAAGGGCCACGTAGGTGTCGTTTCCCGTTCCGGGACATTGACATACGAAGCGGTTCATCAATTGACTTCCAACGGAATCGGTCAATCGTCTGCTGTAGGAATCGGTGGCGACCCGGTTAAAGGTTCAGAGTTCATCGATATTCTTAAGCTCTTCAATGAAGATCCGGATACTTATGCGGTAATCATGATAGGCGAAATCGGTGGTACAGCTGAAGAAGAAGCAGCTGAATGGGTTAAAGCGAACATGACTAAGCCAGTCGTTGGTTTTATCGGTGGCGCTACTGCTCCTGAAGGCAAACGTATGGGACATGCCGGTGCAATTATTTCCGGAGGCAAAGGTACAGCTGCTGAGAAAATTTCTGTGCTTGAAGCGTGCGGTATCCGCGTTGCTCCTACGCCATCCGACATGGGCGCGACGCTTGTTGCCGTGCTTGAGGAAAAAGGCCTGCTAGAAAAATGTAAATCCTAA
- the sucC gene encoding ADP-forming succinate--CoA ligase subunit beta encodes MNIHEYQGKEVLRQYGVNVPRGKVAFTVEEAVSVAKELGSSVTVVKAQIHAGGRGKAGGVKIAKSVDDVAEFAKELLGKVLVTHQTGPEGKEVKRLLIEEGCDIKKEYYIGVVVDRGTGRVVMMGSEEGGMDIEEVAAHSPEKIIKVIVDPAVGLQMFQARQLAYDIKIPGELVNKAVKFMLALYKAFEEKDCSIAEINPLVVTGSGDVMALDAKLNFDSNALFRHKDIVELRDLDEEDAKEIQASKFDLSYIALDGNIGCMVNGAGLAMATMDIIKYFGGSPANFLDVGGGATKEKVTEAFKIILSDPNVKGIFVNIFGGIMKCDIIAEGVVAAARDLGLDRPLVVRLEGTNVALGKEILNGSGLNIVAADSMSDGAKKIVSLVN; translated from the coding sequence ATGAATATTCATGAGTATCAAGGCAAGGAAGTCTTGAGGCAGTATGGCGTTAACGTGCCTCGCGGCAAAGTGGCGTTTACCGTCGAAGAAGCCGTAAGCGTCGCGAAAGAACTCGGAAGCTCGGTAACGGTCGTTAAAGCCCAAATTCACGCAGGTGGACGGGGAAAAGCGGGCGGCGTCAAAATCGCTAAGAGCGTTGATGACGTAGCGGAGTTCGCGAAGGAATTGCTAGGTAAAGTATTGGTTACACACCAAACTGGACCTGAAGGTAAGGAAGTTAAGCGTCTTCTTATTGAAGAAGGCTGCGACATTAAGAAAGAATATTACATCGGCGTAGTTGTAGACCGTGGTACAGGTCGCGTTGTAATGATGGGTTCAGAAGAAGGCGGCATGGACATCGAGGAAGTAGCCGCACATTCCCCTGAAAAAATTATTAAGGTTATTGTCGATCCAGCTGTAGGATTGCAAATGTTCCAAGCTCGTCAATTGGCTTATGACATTAAAATTCCTGGCGAACTGGTTAATAAAGCAGTTAAGTTCATGCTGGCATTGTACAAAGCGTTCGAAGAGAAGGATTGCTCCATCGCAGAAATCAATCCACTCGTCGTTACTGGATCCGGTGATGTTATGGCACTTGATGCCAAGCTGAACTTTGATTCCAATGCATTGTTCCGTCACAAGGATATCGTTGAGCTTCGTGACCTTGATGAAGAAGATGCTAAAGAAATTCAAGCGTCCAAATTCGATTTGTCATACATCGCCCTAGACGGCAACATTGGCTGCATGGTTAATGGAGCTGGATTAGCTATGGCGACGATGGACATTATTAAATATTTCGGAGGATCCCCGGCTAACTTCTTAGATGTTGGCGGCGGTGCTACGAAGGAAAAAGTAACCGAAGCATTTAAAATTATCCTTTCAGATCCTAACGTCAAAGGGATATTTGTTAATATTTTCGGCGGCATCATGAAGTGCGATATTATCGCTGAGGGTGTTGTAGCTGCGGCTCGTGATTTGGGACTTGACCGTCCATTGGTCGTTCGTCTCGAAGGCACGAATGTTGCTTTAGGTAAAGAGATTTTGAATGGATCTGGCCTTAACATCGTGGCTGCTGATTCGATGTCCGACGGTGCGAAAAAAATCGTATCGCTTGTGAATTGA
- a CDS encoding YifB family Mg chelatase-like AAA ATPase, with amino-acid sequence MSASVLGVEGRFIEVEVNICSGLPQVSVVGLPDSAVRESVERVRAAIQNGGMKFPMDRITINLAPADLRKEGSAFDLAIAAGILCASGQVEAKLLEDTLFIGELSLNGMVRSVPGVLPMTELARSAGIGRVVVPHAAVAEASLISGIEVFGISSLAEWISGFAGEEEASSPSRSNSGFSTKRLRLLNRSGLNSSTPESEIDLSDVIGQELGKRALLIAASGMHNLMFIGPPGTGKTMLCRRLPTLMPPLDDEEALSVTKILSVCGKLSHTQSQSGLIRQRSFRAPHHTISAAGLIGGGSTPKPGEVTLAHHGILFLDEMPEFSRVCLEALRQPLEDREVTIGRARGVCRFPARFMLAASMNPCPCGFFGGGVDDRPCTCSPAAIARYRARMSGPLADRLDLQVELPRQSVRNNSETGMSSAEAREIVMEAAQRQKFRYAKHGIHWNSQLQGPLLKKYTKLSPDAEMLLQQVYAQLGLSFRAHDRILKMSRTIADLAGREAIRSEDVAEAISYRCLDQATE; translated from the coding sequence ATGAGCGCTAGTGTGCTTGGTGTGGAAGGTCGTTTTATTGAGGTAGAAGTTAATATTTGCTCGGGGCTTCCTCAAGTTTCCGTTGTTGGCTTACCTGATTCTGCTGTGCGGGAATCTGTTGAACGTGTAAGGGCTGCGATCCAGAATGGTGGAATGAAGTTTCCGATGGATCGCATCACAATAAATCTCGCACCTGCGGACCTTCGCAAGGAAGGCAGTGCATTTGATCTCGCTATTGCTGCCGGTATACTGTGCGCGAGTGGGCAGGTTGAAGCCAAATTGCTTGAAGATACGTTGTTTATCGGAGAATTATCATTAAACGGTATGGTTAGAAGTGTGCCTGGCGTTTTGCCAATGACTGAGCTGGCAAGAAGTGCGGGAATAGGTAGAGTTGTCGTCCCTCATGCCGCTGTTGCGGAGGCATCCCTTATATCGGGAATAGAGGTATTCGGCATTTCATCTCTAGCAGAATGGATAAGCGGATTTGCTGGCGAAGAAGAAGCAAGCAGTCCTTCGCGGAGTAATTCGGGATTTAGCACGAAACGATTACGATTGTTGAATCGATCTGGCTTGAATTCGAGTACACCGGAAAGCGAGATCGACTTGTCCGATGTTATTGGTCAAGAGCTAGGGAAACGCGCGCTCCTGATCGCAGCTAGTGGCATGCATAATCTAATGTTCATTGGTCCACCCGGCACTGGTAAAACGATGCTCTGCCGCCGTCTCCCAACGCTTATGCCACCACTGGACGATGAAGAAGCGTTATCCGTTACTAAGATACTAAGTGTTTGTGGCAAGCTAAGTCATACTCAATCTCAATCTGGACTTATCCGCCAACGTTCTTTTCGCGCACCTCACCATACAATCTCAGCAGCTGGCCTAATTGGTGGGGGCTCCACTCCCAAGCCGGGTGAGGTGACACTGGCCCATCATGGCATTTTATTTTTGGATGAGATGCCTGAGTTTTCTCGTGTATGCCTAGAAGCGCTGCGCCAGCCTCTGGAGGACAGGGAAGTAACGATTGGGCGAGCACGAGGTGTGTGTCGTTTTCCAGCACGTTTTATGCTGGCAGCTTCAATGAATCCCTGCCCCTGTGGTTTTTTCGGGGGTGGGGTCGATGATAGGCCTTGCACGTGCTCACCTGCTGCGATTGCAAGATATCGAGCTCGTATGTCTGGTCCTCTTGCTGATCGGCTGGATTTGCAAGTGGAGCTGCCTCGCCAATCGGTCAGAAATAACTCGGAAACGGGAATGTCCTCCGCGGAGGCTAGGGAAATCGTAATGGAAGCGGCCCAGCGACAAAAATTTCGATACGCTAAGCATGGGATTCATTGGAACAGCCAGCTTCAGGGACCTTTATTGAAGAAGTACACTAAGCTTTCTCCCGATGCTGAGATGCTGCTTCAGCAAGTATATGCACAGCTTGGACTTAGCTTCCGAGCTCATGACCGAATTCTAAAGATGTCACGAACGATTGCGGATTTAGCCGGACGGGAAGCCATTCGATCCGAGGATGTAGCGGAAGCGATTAGTTATCGATGCTTGGATCAGGCTACAGAATAG
- a CDS encoding GTP pyrophosphokinase: protein MVQLEQFKRFKEEITRFMMMYKFALDSLETKIDILKEEFQFLHDYNPIEHTNSRLKTPESILNKVFRKQCDISFSSIRSNIKDIAGLRITCSFVSDIYRISEMLRSQSDLNIIETKDYIKQPKPNGYQSLHLLVEVPVYMSDRHENVCVEVQIRTIAMDFWASLEHKIFYKYKQTVPLRLLQELKEAADSAAALDRQMERLHKEIAEIKENQEEEEIGSTKRIVIRNQEFQLPAALMELIDLGQSNE, encoded by the coding sequence ATGGTGCAGCTAGAACAATTTAAAAGATTCAAAGAAGAAATCACCCGGTTTATGATGATGTACAAATTTGCTCTTGATTCCTTAGAGACGAAGATTGATATTCTGAAGGAAGAATTTCAATTCCTGCATGATTACAATCCGATTGAGCACACGAATTCTCGTTTGAAAACACCTGAGAGTATTCTAAATAAAGTATTCCGTAAGCAATGTGACATATCGTTCTCCAGCATCAGGAGTAACATAAAGGATATTGCTGGATTGCGGATTACATGCTCATTTGTCTCGGATATTTACCGTATTAGCGAAATGCTTCGCAGCCAAAGTGATCTCAATATTATAGAAACGAAGGACTATATTAAGCAGCCTAAGCCTAATGGATACCAAAGCCTTCATCTACTCGTAGAAGTGCCGGTATATATGTCCGATCGACATGAGAATGTATGCGTAGAAGTGCAGATACGGACGATTGCCATGGATTTCTGGGCAAGCCTGGAGCATAAAATCTTCTACAAATATAAGCAAACTGTACCTTTGAGATTGCTACAAGAACTGAAAGAGGCGGCAGATTCGGCTGCAGCTCTGGATCGTCAGATGGAGAGACTGCACAAAGAGATTGCTGAAATTAAGGAAAACCAAGAGGAAGAAGAAATCGGCAGCACGAAGCGGATTGTTATTCGGAATCAAGAATTCCAATTACCTGCAGCTTTGATGGAGCTGATTGATTTAGGGCAAAGCAACGAATAA
- the hflC gene encoding protease modulator HflC — protein MSKKLIVGLVSFLAVIIIGSASLYVVKEGEYKVILKFGEAVRVEGSPGLYFKIPFVESVSKLPKYQMTYESNPTSILTKDKKPIIVDNYTVWRIKSPESFLKTVQTVSVGVQRIDEAVYNSVRRKLSEINYDNIISENTERGNINDDITKDVSTALIRDNYGIEIIDVRIKRTDLPEGNKQSVYNRMISDRQSIAARYLSEGDEESHKITSKADRTATELLAQAEADAKKIIAQGEQEAAKIYNESYGKDPKFYSFYRTLQSYVTTLENEPVIMLPIDSPYTRILLGK, from the coding sequence ATGAGTAAAAAACTAATTGTTGGACTGGTTTCATTTTTAGCAGTAATAATCATAGGATCTGCTTCTCTATATGTCGTAAAAGAAGGCGAGTACAAGGTTATCCTTAAGTTTGGAGAGGCCGTTCGAGTTGAAGGAAGCCCGGGGCTGTACTTTAAGATACCTTTTGTAGAAAGTGTTTCTAAATTGCCGAAATATCAAATGACTTATGAAAGTAATCCAACATCTATACTCACAAAGGATAAAAAACCGATAATCGTCGATAATTATACCGTTTGGCGAATAAAGAGTCCTGAAAGCTTCTTGAAAACAGTTCAAACCGTTAGTGTTGGTGTGCAACGTATTGATGAAGCCGTGTATAACTCTGTTCGCCGGAAATTGTCAGAAATTAATTACGATAATATTATCAGTGAGAACACAGAACGTGGTAACATAAATGATGACATCACCAAAGATGTTTCCACCGCGCTTATACGGGATAATTATGGTATTGAAATCATTGATGTAAGAATTAAGCGTACAGATCTCCCGGAAGGCAACAAGCAGAGTGTTTATAATCGGATGATTTCAGATCGTCAGTCTATCGCTGCGCGTTACTTGTCTGAGGGAGACGAAGAATCGCATAAAATTACATCAAAAGCTGATCGTACAGCAACTGAGTTACTTGCTCAGGCGGAAGCGGATGCCAAGAAAATTATTGCGCAAGGTGAACAGGAAGCCGCAAAAATATATAATGAATCGTATGGCAAGGATCCTAAGTTTTACAGCTTTTATCGGACGCTGCAAAGCTATGTGACAACGCTTGAGAATGAGCCTGTCATTATGTTGCCGATCGATTCTCCCTATACCCGTATTCTATTAGGGAAATAA